The genomic region TTTTGAAGAGCGTCTAGACCCAGCGGAGGATAGAATTCCTGTCGAGTAAGTCTTTTATTCTTACCTTTATGATTTATACGAAATGTCTTTACAGGCCACTTATAGTTACATTGCTGTACAAAGTGTGTCCTATAACGGATATAGCGTATAATGATAAACATTGgcctatataataaaatgtaatgttatatgaattaaacaattatatatgtatatgttatatgtaTAGATTACCATAGGCTAGTGGTTatgttaccacagcaacaattaaattaataaaacaaattatttcaagtactttactttagtatggttcaaaataaCTACATTATTCACTAAATTACTAATAGTTTTTTTCATGTGAGTATGGTAAACTTATTTGTGGTTGATCGTGTTAAAATATAGTTTCTTTGTTATTTGCATTCTGTTCTCTCATCAAGTATGCATATGCTAAACTATTGTGAAAGATATAAACTGACAGTTGTTTACAAAACAGGTGCTGTTCAGTTTATTATTCCTATGCGGTAACTGAGTTTATTAGGTAAATTAGTGCTAGTATCAGTAAACATCATAACAATGTTAGTAATGTAGTTTATATAAtcagcttgtttatttttttccagatgTGAAAACATCAGCGGTAAAGAGAGACTGATGCTGACATGGCGCCACAGGCTCTGAGATTCCTTCATGAACTCCTACATGAAACTGGACCACAGCTAAGACCATGTAATGCACGCACTGGGCTTTTACAAATCTTACACCATTTATTCTTACACTCTTCATATATACATTGTTGATTTTGTCCTGAATGTGTCTTCTGTACACAATGTTTCATGTGTAAATTCAAGTGCACGCCTTAAGTTATatgtaaagtgtatttattaGTAACTTTATCAGTTGATTTGCTATATGTAAGTTTATATAGTTTACAGAGTTGTATACAGTGTACTGACTCACAGAAGTCAGGCCACACTCTCAGGCAGCCATCGCCTGACCGCTTTATGCAGCTTAAAGGACAGAGCTGTCCCAGGAGACGCTTGCTAATACCCAGAATTGGACCACAAGCCAGATGGCCATTCAAACCAGGCGTAGACCTGGACAGTCTTGTCCAGCCTAGCACCTACTTGTGCTgcaaaagggatcatttgtctcGATGGGTTATTAACCAAGGCTGAACTTGGACCTGAGTGTCCAACatcatatgacctttattgttttagaaaattgtatttatttcttcagGAAGACTCAGAGTCATCTGAGCCTTTGAGCATCCATGCCCCCTGGCTTTTACCCTTTGCAGActgccatggcagcgtcctcctgctggTTTCCTCTTGGAAAGGAGAGACAGTAAGGCCAGTTAGCCAACATCAAATGCCCTGCTGTTCACATCCATGCTTTGGCTAGCCAAATAGTAACTGACTAACCAGAGGTGACCCGGGACTGTCTGCCCTCTTGCACCCCTTCCTTGGGTGGCTTTCTCTGCCCGCTGCCGTCACCGTCTCTTCtgcctcctccaccaaggccctatTGAAGAGTCTGCTGTGTTCACGTGCTTGTAGAGGGCACAGGTGAAGTGTGAATAATTTATCTGAGGTTGAAGTGTCATGACGCATGAAGTGTGCCATCTTCTGGCGATCCTCTGTAGAATGCATTTTTTGCCTCAGAGACAGACAGAACCTTTTTAGGGttaaagccgctggcagtcacaCAGAAGCATTACATGCATATTCACGTGCGTTGCGATGGCTGTCTGGATGTCAGTGAAGGTGGGTTTGCCAGGaggccccatgctggtccacacagattgaaaatatttgtccAGGGTCCTGCAGGGACTGGCTctggaggtaaaaaaaaaaataggtagcCTGCCTCCCACCCGGGAGACTAGTCCACAGCTCTAAGAACCTCTGGAACCAGCTggattcttccttgttgagagacaactaGGCAGCACCAAAGACTCACAAAAGTGATCTGGCCATGGAACAAAACCTTGTTTTCACTGGTCAGACCCTCCATCCTAAACACGGACTTGGTCGTTCGAGACCTATCATCCTCCCCAAAAAATACCCACCATCCTCCAACTGGACCTTGGTTGGTCGAGACGCTCACTTGACCAAAGCTTGCCCAGAGATCGGTCACTATTTCGGGGGTTCATCTCAGCTCAATGCCACCCTTCCAAATCATTTCTTCCATACCCCCCAAACCAGACCAACTGGCCAGAGATCATCATCCTTTCTGGGACAAGCTCCGGCACCGCAGGGGGTCCTGGAAGAACACCTGTTCTCCAGCAGTGCCCGGGAACCCCACACTTAAGCCCAGGAACATGGACTTGGCTAACTGCACGCGCCAGCCAGATGCACCATTGGTGACCCACTTGGCTCGTGCACCGGTTCTACCACCTGGATATATTCAATTTCAGATAGCTGAGGTGCAGCAGCCTTTCCCAGTTCCACAACCTGAGGCCATGTTCAATTTTGGAGGTGGCTGGGGTGCACCAACAACACATAGTTCTACCACCAAATTATATAAGGTTTCCATGTTCGCCTTGCACAGGTTGATGGCAAGTGGCGGGCATTGGAAGCATTTGCTGGGGCAGCCACCCTGCCTAAAGACCCCCTGATTCGTTCTCACCGTGCCAAGATGTGCCGCTAACGGCTCACGGGAAACGGATGCACTTGCTTGGGCAGCCAGCTTGGCCAAAGGCCCCCTGGTTCTTTCTCACCATGCAGAACTGCAAGACCACCAAAAactaagttaattttttttttaccccttcgCCAAAAATAAGATGGCAGGTCAGTGATTATTGGCGTTGAGAGCACCTCCAGGTGCAGGACATATTGACAGGTAGACCGGGAAAGGTGGCCTCCCTTTGGGGATGGCCTGGCTTTCTTGGACCTGGGTCTAAACTCTAGTGGTGAGCGTCGTCAGTTTCCACCGGTCAGACCGACCATCCTCCAACTGGACGAATCATTCCAGATGCTCACTAGAAAGACCAACCATCGGCCAAGCGGACTTGGTCATTGCAGAGACCTACCATCCCATTAAACTTGTTTTCAAACGAGGAATTGTGCCACTGGTGCTCTCACAGCCAAGGGGGGTTGCAGTAATTGCTCGCTCCATTCTGGTTCGTTCTCACTTTGCCAGGACGCATAGTCAACGGCTTGCGGCAAACGGACACACTTGCTTGGGCAGCCAACCTGGCCAAGAACCCCCTGGTTTGCTCCCACTGTGTAGAACTGTAAGACCGTCAAAAACTAAGTCACTTTTTAACGCCTTCGCCGAAAACGAGATGGCAGGTCAGCGATTAATTGGCGTCGGGCATGTACCTCCAGGCACGGGACATCCCAACAGGTAGGCTGGGAAAGGTCAGTGTTGTCACCTTGTGCCAATCGCTCAGATCTACCATCCTCCAAATGGACCTTGATTGTTTCAGACACTCACTAGAAAGACCTACCATCCCCTAAATGTAATTTTCACTCACTAGAAAGACCCACCATCCCCTAAATGTACTTCGTCATTTCAGAGACCTACCATCCCCCTAGTTGAGAGTTGGACGCTGAAAATTTAATTGTTCCGAACAGCAAGAAAGACCCCCCCCCCATCCCAGACAGCAAAAACCATCCCATCCCCAATACATTTTTACTTCCTCACACAAGTGTATCTTGAGTTATTTTGTGTagtagttaaatatattttaaataaactgcaaaaaaactacttatttttTCTTCAGATTCTTTCTTGAAACTCTCCCCTCTAAGTTACATACCTGTCTGATGGCGCATTATGCAGGTCTGTCTTCATAGGTGTGAATCACTCCATTAGTAATGATAGTTCACGCCTTCTCGCATAGAccattttcaatttaaaaaaaaattattcaatataTTGTTTTCTGTGAGCAAGTAAACAAGATGATTTTCACATCATTTTGAAGCAAAATCATTAGGCTACAAGATCCAGTTCtcaaaagtcttgtgaacaaatGTTCTCTGTGTTTCACAGCCTTGTTTTCGTGACTTCAAAATTTTAGGTTTTCACTAAGCATGCATAAACGTTTCTttctcaaaaacacaaacatacatgctGCTTGGCTATTATTGTAACCCAGCTTGTGCTATTTACAGTGTTATCACACTTTAgccattaatatgtttttaagatgctgaaaacaacacaaatgtcagtgcatgtcaaaacttctccagggcccacacccttagACCCTGGGGGTTAACCTGATTGTTAAAACGCAGATAGACTAAAAACATTTCCTCTTGTCTGTGtggcaaatattcagctgttaccccagaacttttttttctgatgtgtTTACCAGTCAGACACGGAATGaacaagtattccctgtctgctttacaaattttaATAACTGTACTTTATAATGTGTGACTGGTTGAtgtttcatgactaaattaagaattgcattatttacaaaccatttgtattcgAGAGTAGTTTGacttttaagatcattcagaatgagttagtaaattattaataaacgaTTGAAATTAACATGTATATATCTTATTATATGCATCAGGCATATTATATATCAGGCATAAAGTAATGTTTACTactatatatatgttaataaatgctttattaacgcaatttcatgcagttttgtgacctaatctaaagtgaggtcTATTTAAGccttataaatcccttataaatgacaattaaaggcttggtatcaaatgaacaataatctttgcaatcttatctaaaaagtaaaattactgtaaagtttaaacattgctgaataacaggagtgtcaaaattggataaaacaacaatatagtaattaaacgatataataggatgcaatgtttaaactgtactgtaattttattttagataagattgcaaatatttattttttatttgataaagtttcaTTTGTGGTATAGGAATGagtaaagttgtttattttcttttttcctgttttaaaCGGACCCTTTAATTGTCGTTTAtaggggatttataaagcatgaatagtcctcactttagattaggtcacaaaactggatgaagttgagttaataaagcatttattaagatacaaataaactattagtatatgccacTATTGGCATTGACACTATcgctatttgctaatgcttaataaatggtttatagtgtgtagttattataaagtgttaccacatttggttgtaattataaatataaacaaataataataggcAATTTACAGCTATCAAATCTTtgtcttatcaatatgaccaCAAATTGCTTTGatcaattatgtaagaaactctgaaaactagactagAGAATTTAcaataacttctatgttaagcgacTTTGAcataatttacattgtaaaagcgatggagaaagaaagataaattgaattgtatctgcttaaatgtgtatatgtgtaatggACCAAACTAAAtataatcttatttaatttacattaatgtGCATCAAATTTCTGTgcgtgtagccaatgtttccagtgtcttttcacttcaCAGCTTTTGATGAaagtttttaagacttaatgaaaactaatgtttttttttttatttcagacctaattgaagagaatgaggagattaaagaggaggaacatcatgtcaaaattgagggaaaaaatcatttacagactgatggtattttgaaaaggagaggaaAGAAATGTACCTGCacacagtgtggaaagagttttggaaaaaaaggcaatcttaagattcacatgatgatccacactggagagaaaccattcacatgcactcagtgtgggacgagtttcagccaatcatcacaccttaatgaacacatgatgatccacactggagagaaaccattcacatgtactcagtgtgggaagagtttcgtCCGCTTGTCATATCTAAATCAACAcgtgatgagccacactggagaaaagccattcacatgcactcagtgtgggaagagtttcagccaatcatcaaaccttaatctacacatgaggatccacactggagagaaaccatttacatgcactcagtgtgggaagagtttcaactgctcatcacaccttaatcaacacatgatgatccacactggagagaaaccattcacatgcactcagtgtgggaagagtttcagacacacatcaaaccttaatctacacatgaggaaccacactggagaaaaaccattcacatgcactcagtgtgggaagagtttcatctgCATATCCCAACTTATTCAACACATGaggacccacactggagagaaaccatttgcatgctctcagtgtggaaagagtttcatctgctcatcacaccttaatcaacacatgaggatccacactggagagaaaccattcacatgctctcagtgtgggaagagtatCGACTGcttatcacaccttaatcaacacatgaggatccacactggagagaaaccattcacatgcactcagtgtgggaagagtttcagccaatcatcacaccttaatcaacacatgaggatccacactggagagaaaccattcacatgcacccagtgtgggaagagttttagccaGTTATCATCCCttagtaaacacaaaaaaatccacaGTGGAGAGAAACTATTCACGTGCACTCAGTGTGGCAAGAGTTTCAGCCagtcatcatcccttaatctacacatgaagatccacactggagagaaaccatttacttgcacttaagctgcagtcacactggacttttctccccatagacatCCATTCTTGCGCACgggaatgcgtcagactggaaacgcaagttcGAGCGTCAACAAATCACTAGGAAGACCCCACACGTCAAAGAAGGTGAAGCTCCAGGACAtttagtttgcagtataccagggcctcaagtttagaaatccaattcaattgtcctgtgttgcTTCTTGTAttagaaagaatcttgaacctaaaagtaaagaaacttaactattttactAAATTTTAAGTTGTTGAATAGAATACAAACTTgataaatattttatgatttaggcagagcaacaggtattaagttttacaatattaatacactgtgatgatctTAAGATTCCAggttggagtatgtggtaaatcctgtctggatgcctgcattactcttCAATGGATATATAAGAGTTGTTGTGCTACCccaggacgctgtggctactcaggagtcctcatgtcaTGACCTGCCATCttattgactctttaaccttatggttttgttttgcattacttgtatcatgtagttaatgtgttgttgtgattatatcctaagttcttcatcttcattattatccctagacatgTGTTGGTTACTTTGATTGTTCTacgagttacattttataataaataatttgcattctaGTTATTTTGTTGGTTAATTTCCCTTATTTTGCGACTCAATCAAGCGGGTCATAACAGTTTGTAAAATATGTCCGGTTGTAtacaagatcttgtcctttcagtcatgaccatagaAGAGAGCAGGAACGTAGATTGAGCGGTAAATTAAGAAcattgcctttcagctcagctccttcaccacaacagacagtCACATCAACTCCATTACTGCTGCCGTTGCACTGATCcatcttttaatctcacattccatccaaAACCATTACATCCAAAAAACtgcagatacttgaactccatttGGGGTGAGGACTCTCCTCAAAACTGGAAATGcccacctttttccagtcaagcactATTATTTCTGACTTAGAGCTGCCGTTTCtttgctgaaggtccatgtcctatgAAGCCAAAATGACAATGTTATCTGCAAATAGCAAAGACAGTCCTAGCCTACACCTACAATTCTgtcaataaaaaattattatatttttgagattaacctaaaaaacacatttataaaatgaataaGTAGACGGATAGACattgtagtggtggaaggggaagtaggatggcttgttcaaccataaaccaagatggagctctctcaggagggatggacAAGTGCATGAGATGTCTCAAACTGAAggcataataaagaaataaatgctcaggaagcTCCAACCCTTTTGTTATCAACTGGCTGTTCCAATTCACTCATATGCAACCTAGGGTGCTTATTGTTCCAgagaaattaattgactaaattatcaaactattataaatattaagCAATATTTACAGGGATAAAGTAAAGGAGGCAATTCATTTAGAGTACgatagtttgttattttaagTACCTCACAGAAGTGGTTCTTAATTCTAgtgcttgtgcaaaatgagttgacaaccgtcccaaattaattctaGTACTTCTTgctagatcttagaatcacaccttagaaaccacaaaag from Danio aesculapii chromosome 3, fDanAes4.1, whole genome shotgun sequence harbors:
- the LOC130221820 gene encoding oocyte zinc finger protein XlCOF6-like isoform X2 produces the protein MSDPEPCRIKHEDTEQQIDLIEENEEIKEEEHHVKIEGKNHLQTDGILKRRGKKCTCTQCGKSFGKKGNLKIHMMIHTGEKPFTCTQCGTSFSQSSHLNEHMMIHTGEKPFTCTQCGKSFVRLSYLNQHVMSHTGEKPFTCTQCGKSFSQSSNLNLHMRIHTGEKPFTCTQCGKSFNCSSHLNQHMMIHTGEKPFTCTQCGKSFRHTSNLNLHMRNHTGEKPFTCTQCGKSFICISQLIQHMRTHTGEKPFACSQCGKSFICSSHLNQHMRIHTGEKPFTCSQCGKSIDCLSHLNQHMRIHTGEKPFTCTQCGKSFSQSSHLNQHMRIHTGEKPFTCTQCGKSFSQLSSLSKHKKIHSGEKLFTCTQCGKSFSHRSKLKIHMRIHTGEEPFTCTHCGKAFSKSSHLKQHMRIHTGEKPFTCTQCGKSFSQSSNRNKHMIIHTGEKPYTCTQCGKSFIQSSHLNQHKRIHTGEKPFTCTQCGKRFSKSSHLYQHKWIHTEEKPFTCTECGKHFTQSSNLNIHMRTHTGEKPFTCTQCGKRFSQSPSLNEHMKIHTGEKPFTCTQCGKSFSRSTQLNDHMKIHTGVREYICLECDKTYIRAVDLKQHQRIHTGEKPYKCSQCNKRFNHSGTLKTHERIHTREKPYKCSHCNKRFSHSGTVKKHERIHTGEKPYKCSHCNKRFSHSGSMKKHERIHTREKP
- the LOC130221820 gene encoding gastrula zinc finger protein XlCGF57.1-like isoform X1, with translation MSDPEPCRIKHEDTEQQIDLIEENEEIKEEEHHVKIEGKNHLQTDGILKRRGKKCTCTQCGKSFGKKGNLKIHMMIHTGEKPFTCTQCGTSFSQSSHLNEHMMIHTGEKPFTCTQCGKSFVRLSYLNQHVMSHTGEKPFTCTQCGKSFSQSSNLNLHMRIHTGEKPFTCTQCGKSFNCSSHLNQHMMIHTGEKPFTCTQCGKSFRHTSNLNLHMRNHTGEKPFTCTQCGKSFICISQLIQHMRTHTGEKPFACSQCGKSFICSSHLNQHMRIHTGEKPFTCSQCGKSIDCLSHLNQHMRIHTGEKPFTCTQCGKSFSQSSHLNQHMRIHTGEKPFTCTQCGKSFSQLSSLSKHKKIHSGEKLFTCTQCGKSFSQSSSLNLHMKIHTGEKPFTCT